The Sphaerospermopsis torques-reginae ITEP-024 genome has a window encoding:
- a CDS encoding TIGR04282 family arsenosugar biosynthesis glycosyltransferase, whose amino-acid sequence MQKLLNIPKQHLIIFTRYPEPGKTKTRLIPALGEVGAADLQKQMTEHTILQVQELQKISAINVEVRFAGGNWELMQNWLGVGFVYQTQGEGDLGERMMRSLVDAFSNNAEQVIIIGTDCPGLNSHILASALEKLKVCDLVLGPALDGGYYLIGLRRVVPELFSQISWGTAKVFQETIEIAQKLNLLSGYLPSLADVDRPEDLPVWEQIFCR is encoded by the coding sequence GTGCAGAAATTACTAAATATCCCAAAACAGCATCTAATTATTTTTACCCGTTATCCAGAACCAGGGAAGACCAAAACCAGACTGATACCTGCTTTGGGTGAAGTTGGTGCGGCTGATCTGCAAAAGCAAATGACTGAACATACCATATTGCAGGTGCAAGAATTACAAAAGATATCTGCTATAAATGTGGAAGTGCGGTTTGCTGGGGGTAATTGGGAATTAATGCAAAATTGGTTAGGTGTTGGTTTTGTATATCAAACTCAAGGTGAAGGCGATTTAGGTGAGCGGATGATGCGATCGCTTGTAGATGCTTTTAGTAACAATGCAGAACAGGTAATCATCATTGGTACTGATTGTCCTGGTCTAAACTCACACATTTTAGCATCAGCCTTGGAGAAACTTAAGGTTTGTGATTTAGTGCTAGGACCGGCACTGGATGGTGGTTATTACTTGATTGGTTTACGTCGAGTCGTCCCAGAGTTGTTTTCTCAAATCTCATGGGGAACTGCCAAAGTATTCCAAGAAACTATAGAAATTGCCCAGAAACTAAATTTATTATCTGGATACTTACCTAGTTTAGCTGATGTTGACCGTCCAGAAGATTTACCGGTTTGGGAACAGATATTTTGTAGGTGA
- the nusB gene encoding transcription antitermination factor NusB: MQRRKPQQIARELALLSLSQLPVNPKKLEKLPDEQLVAKLVLGAVRTLTIEVQDTLNNAAAELQRSNDRLLTSQTRASDLNTARTMLQEAITYTQTAINQLGTAVDFPELIQLANQDKEVRNYAKEIVITVDENRNVLDQIISGALVDWQVTRLAQIDRDILQIAVAEMNFMGVPASIAINEAVELAKRYSGDEGHRFINGVLRRVTEQKQIA; the protein is encoded by the coding sequence ATGCAACGTCGTAAACCCCAGCAAATAGCCAGAGAACTGGCATTGTTAAGCCTCAGCCAACTGCCAGTCAACCCCAAAAAATTAGAGAAACTGCCAGATGAACAACTGGTAGCCAAATTAGTTTTGGGTGCAGTCCGCACTTTGACTATAGAAGTGCAAGACACCCTCAATAATGCGGCCGCAGAACTACAACGCAGTAATGATCGCCTTTTAACGAGCCAAACGCGGGCTTCAGACCTAAATACAGCTAGAACCATGCTGCAAGAAGCGATCACCTATACCCAGACAGCTATCAATCAATTAGGTACAGCCGTTGATTTTCCAGAATTGATTCAGTTAGCCAATCAAGATAAGGAAGTTCGCAATTATGCTAAAGAAATAGTGATCACCGTTGATGAAAACCGCAACGTCCTTGATCAAATAATTTCTGGAGCTTTAGTAGATTGGCAAGTAACACGACTAGCACAAATAGATCGGGATATCTTACAAATTGCCGTAGCCGAAATGAACTTTATGGGAGTTCCCGCCAGTATTGCCATCAACGAAGCCGTAGAATTAGCTAAACGCTACAGTGGAGATGAAGGACATCGCTTTATTAATGGTGTTCTCCGTCGTGTTACAGAGCAGAAACAAATAGCATAG
- a CDS encoding DUF502 domain-containing protein yields the protein MVIERLKQDLKNDLIAGLLVVIPLATTIWLTITIASWVVNFLTQIPKQLNPFDGLHPILVNLLNLLVGLAVPLLSILVIGLMARNIVGKWLLDFGERILQAIPLAGQVYKTLKQLLETILKDSNGKFRRVVLLEYPRKGIWAIAFVTGAVSSDIQTQMNQPMLSVFIPTTPNPTTGWYAVVPETEVVNLSMSIEDAFKIVVSGGIVASNTGIAPLVLPTAVSAIEPKNHVISVEEA from the coding sequence TTGGTAATTGAACGGCTGAAACAGGACTTAAAAAATGACCTGATTGCTGGTTTGTTGGTAGTGATTCCCCTAGCAACTACCATCTGGCTGACTATTACTATTGCCAGTTGGGTAGTTAACTTTCTCACCCAAATCCCCAAACAGCTAAATCCCTTTGATGGTCTACATCCGATATTAGTCAATTTATTGAATTTGCTAGTTGGACTGGCAGTACCACTACTGAGCATCCTAGTCATTGGTTTGATGGCTCGGAATATAGTTGGTAAGTGGTTGCTAGATTTTGGGGAGAGAATACTGCAAGCTATACCCTTAGCTGGTCAGGTATACAAAACCCTCAAGCAATTATTAGAAACAATACTCAAAGATTCCAATGGTAAATTTCGCCGTGTCGTTTTATTAGAGTATCCCAGAAAAGGAATTTGGGCGATCGCCTTTGTCACTGGTGCAGTGAGCAGCGATATCCAAACCCAGATGAATCAACCAATGTTGAGCGTTTTTATCCCCACCACCCCTAACCCTACCACTGGATGGTATGCAGTAGTACCAGAAACCGAAGTAGTAAATCTCTCAATGTCCATAGAAGACGCTTTTAAAATAGTAGTCTCTGGTGGTATCGTTGCCTCCAATACTGGCATAGCCCCATTGGTTTTACCAACCGCAGTGTCAGCGATAGAACCCAAAAATCACGTTATTTCTGTAGAAGAAGCTTGA
- a CDS encoding pilus assembly FimT family protein: MNTMHKISEKSNNGFTLLENLIILLIIGILGGIAAPSWMSFLNNLRLNTAQNQVYQAIRQAQSQAKKEKLTWQVSFREENDILQWAIHPGTVNPLNAIWNSLDATVRLDAETILQQSNGIRHIQFDYLGSVRKPPLGRITLSSKSGGKAKRCVFVSTILGALRTAKENPTPEDGKYCY; this comes from the coding sequence ATGAATACAATGCACAAAATATCTGAGAAATCAAATAACGGATTTACTTTGCTAGAAAATTTAATAATTCTCTTAATAATTGGTATATTGGGTGGAATAGCAGCACCAAGTTGGATGTCTTTTCTGAATAATTTGCGTTTGAATACTGCTCAAAATCAAGTTTATCAAGCAATACGTCAAGCTCAAAGTCAAGCAAAAAAGGAGAAATTGACTTGGCAAGTTAGTTTTAGAGAAGAAAATGATATACTTCAATGGGCTATTCATCCAGGAACAGTTAACCCACTTAATGCTATATGGAATAGTTTAGATGCTACAGTTCGTCTAGATGCAGAAACAATTTTACAGCAGTCTAATGGTATAAGACATATTCAGTTTGATTATTTAGGTAGTGTCAGAAAACCCCCATTAGGTAGAATCACCCTATCTAGTAAATCTGGTGGCAAAGCAAAGCGTTGTGTTTTTGTATCGACAATTTTAGGAGCATTGCGAACCGCAAAAGAAAATCCGACTCCTGAAGATGGTAAATATTGTTATTAA
- the hpsC gene encoding hormogonium polysaccharide secretion pseudopilin HpsC, whose product MKFILDTLIIFRQYKIRKNVQVNSGFTLIELMVGLVMSSIIITTLLGFMINVMEIDRREQAKIKSEQEIQAALEYISRDLQQAFYIYDAQGIEAIKNQLPAPPRGIDRDPVLVFWQRELITDVLPVSGRGKNDTFVYSLVVYFLMQDTNNSNSNWSKIARIGRWEIRDGVLANIADKKTISCNGYPGKYVKGSSSQPNEYCPSNGFAPFDINGKGTIKEIMNAWQKGSNAYTANTLVLVDYIDQTTNNPPPAICPPNSTNPNITWSKVTPDSFNTTTTGKMTSFYACVDSLNTTAQIFIRGNALARLNHHIGIDYSNDQKTYFPTANIKVKGRGYLYK is encoded by the coding sequence ATGAAATTTATCTTAGATACCTTAATCATCTTTCGCCAGTATAAAATACGTAAAAATGTTCAAGTCAACAGTGGTTTTACATTAATTGAATTAATGGTAGGTCTGGTAATGTCATCTATTATTATCACGACATTATTAGGTTTCATGATTAATGTGATGGAAATTGACCGCAGAGAACAAGCTAAAATCAAATCAGAACAGGAAATTCAAGCAGCATTAGAGTATATTTCCCGCGATTTACAACAGGCTTTTTATATCTATGATGCTCAAGGTATAGAAGCTATCAAAAATCAACTACCTGCACCCCCCAGAGGTATTGATAGAGATCCGGTACTTGTATTTTGGCAACGAGAATTAATCACTGATGTTTTACCAGTTTCTGGAAGAGGTAAAAATGATACTTTTGTTTATTCCCTAGTGGTTTATTTTTTAATGCAAGATACTAATAATTCTAATTCTAATTGGTCTAAAATAGCTCGTATTGGTAGATGGGAAATTAGAGATGGTGTCCTCGCTAATATCGCTGATAAGAAAACAATATCATGTAATGGATATCCAGGTAAATATGTAAAAGGTTCTTCTAGTCAACCAAATGAATATTGTCCTAGTAATGGTTTTGCTCCTTTTGATATCAATGGTAAAGGTACTATCAAAGAAATTATGAATGCTTGGCAAAAGGGAAGTAATGCTTATACTGCTAATACATTAGTTTTGGTTGATTATATTGATCAAACTACAAATAATCCACCCCCAGCAATTTGTCCTCCTAATTCTACAAATCCTAATATTACTTGGTCAAAAGTAACTCCTGATAGTTTTAATACAACTACAACAGGTAAAATGACTAGTTTTTATGCTTGCGTTGATAGTTTGAATACAACTGCACAAATATTTATTCGCGGTAATGCCTTGGCTCGTCTTAATCATCATATTGGTATTGACTACAGTAACGATCAAAAAACTTATTTTCCCACCGCGAATATTAAAGTTAAAGGACGTGGGTATTTATATAAATAG
- the hpsB gene encoding hormogonium polysaccharide secretion pseudopilin HpsB produces the protein MRKPRYQKTLNPVTCHLFPVTFNNSGFTILEALVGMVVASILLAAIAPVLVMSTAIRMQARRVEMASQTARTFIDGVRIGSINKPTIVSQLTSTQDAPRNLAITPDDYLINTSEMPPPSSPSELYCANQYGIIHNTDCTNNMFYIQAGRIVQTTKKNDGYRLAIRVYRADIDFSQTIKINTGATSQQTASPITDGLGDKQAPLIEMTTDIGNNRTTFQALCQRLGTPLSAPCR, from the coding sequence ATGAGAAAACCTAGATATCAAAAAACTTTAAACCCTGTAACCTGTCACCTGTTCCCTGTCACCTTTAATAACTCTGGTTTTACTATTTTGGAAGCATTAGTAGGAATGGTTGTAGCTTCCATATTACTAGCAGCGATCGCCCCAGTATTAGTGATGTCAACAGCCATTCGTATGCAAGCTAGAAGAGTAGAAATGGCATCTCAAACTGCAAGAACATTTATTGACGGAGTGAGAATTGGTTCTATCAATAAACCAACAATAGTATCTCAACTGACATCTACTCAAGATGCACCAAGAAATCTTGCTATTACTCCAGATGATTATTTAATCAATACATCAGAAATGCCTCCACCTTCATCACCTAGTGAACTATATTGTGCTAATCAATATGGCATTATTCACAACACAGATTGTACAAATAATATGTTTTATATTCAAGCCGGAAGAATTGTCCAAACCACCAAAAAAAATGACGGTTATCGGTTAGCAATTAGAGTCTATCGCGCAGATATTGATTTTAGCCAAACCATCAAAATCAATACTGGTGCAACAAGTCAACAAACTGCTTCTCCTATCACTGATGGACTCGGTGATAAACAAGCACCATTAATAGAAATGACCACTGATATAGGCAATAATAGGACGACATTTCAAGCTTTATGTCAGCGTTTAGGTACTCCTTTATCTGCACCTTGTAGATAA
- the hpsJ-B gene encoding hormogonium polysaccharide biosynthesis protein HpsJ, protein MVNRVVSSNTSLALKVVGIVCILSFFVDFVILLLGFSPTDKQAQIGLTTALVDRGIVPMVGLGMILAAYWFDSAEGGDRSSLDLRFPSLILASLLGLMFLLIFPLHLNNVRQASTQRVNQISQEAQQAETQLNNQLSQFLNQLNNDQAKAQLEQARSQAKAQFTELIKDEQRYKQALENPQLPADQKELLKKFKANPQELDKFIAEQTDPNQVAQQRINQIRQQKEEAEKQAKESAWKSGLRIGISSLLLAIGYIIIGWTGLKGMGSLQGGKRKAPAR, encoded by the coding sequence ATGGTTAACCGTGTTGTTTCCTCTAATACTTCCCTCGCACTCAAGGTAGTTGGGATAGTTTGCATTTTGTCTTTTTTTGTTGATTTTGTGATTTTGTTGTTGGGTTTTAGTCCCACGGACAAGCAAGCACAAATTGGCTTAACAACAGCCCTGGTTGATCGGGGAATTGTACCAATGGTAGGTTTAGGGATGATCTTGGCTGCATATTGGTTTGATAGTGCTGAGGGAGGCGATCGCTCAAGTTTGGATCTCAGATTTCCCTCTTTGATACTTGCCAGCCTCTTAGGTTTGATGTTCTTGTTGATTTTCCCTCTCCATCTCAACAATGTCCGTCAAGCCAGCACACAAAGAGTCAATCAAATTTCCCAAGAAGCCCAACAAGCAGAAACCCAACTTAACAACCAGCTATCTCAATTTCTCAATCAGCTAAATAATGATCAGGCCAAAGCACAGTTAGAACAAGCCCGAAGCCAAGCCAAGGCACAGTTTACTGAACTAATTAAAGACGAGCAGAGATATAAGCAAGCACTGGAAAACCCTCAACTGCCCGCAGATCAAAAAGAATTACTGAAGAAATTTAAAGCCAATCCTCAAGAATTGGACAAATTTATTGCTGAACAAACAGATCCTAATCAAGTAGCCCAACAAAGAATCAATCAAATTCGCCAACAGAAAGAAGAAGCTGAAAAACAAGCGAAAGAAAGTGCTTGGAAGTCTGGACTAAGGATAGGTATTAGCAGTTTATTATTAGCTATCGGTTATATCATCATCGGTTGGACAGGATTAAAAGGGATGGGATCTTTACAAGGTGGGAAACGGAAAGCGCCAGCGCGTTAA
- the hpsA gene encoding hormogonium polysaccharide biosynthesis protein HpsA — MILKCSRAIKSRAIKKTISRLLKAIFGNKKRRNSTNSGFVLPTVTMVSMVVVLLTLAIMIRSFERSKHASNVRVNQTVINAAMPAIDRGRAKINKLFQDQRISRSLPSDQDLDQLLTEHINEYTFGDETPLELNINNNQPLKTAWKYPVDTNNNGKFDSYTLYAIYYRNPPKNNDNNQYIRTRNTLEARSTPINHSDLTSKCHLIFGTNPKLVDINGWFKMGGKMKKALFVYTITFPITSTITFPITSTNNIASDQAKNYEMYQGNQSFSALEYQQDREQILPTNHAIIYEDDLEITPNEDFKINGRIFTNGNFLTGGKSAHVRLYQVSSPNSCFYEADNSKIIVGGNLGAGGFTDDSDLGTATTVDLFKDKNTNPENVTGYNPQITTNKSVTNAPKDLAYNSLAYAKRINKLVDAQFANSLTTDPQEVKDGIEKQQRQLDTGYTTDKYDNIRRHQLELYFRRRTRRVPFAEVAFGDEENDANSGGKLQGSGDTLRPIDKWSYPYDSDGITGSGYSQITLNITGSSHKPLATEPIDKLQKELANVEQYLGDRTIVANNLPEQWWDKETKQFRGANIDDTQELEGINWDLSHKPTPRTRRTSLQILADLAATERDGDWEYAAAQVPKNREQENLVGGLRVVTGAGIYLPRNDTANSTNFTAASTKIWSDMLPVPKEQAQPPTSTTFNPYSIYDSSLNFHLPQMLGSDITTPYLKMRATVVYHYKSANYSQKHPRPLACISSFYIPTNSTTAKNIGTLPDALGIEKDVNGLSNNGIVYTPPNKSASSYNNLLNYQASLQYPNGRWVNEPLRKALGKTESDRTISEHSAIDAALCALQIMDGSISPVTDTPPIPHGAIKEIAFLDSRQVKANQTSSIDADLSYNLPLQDRQPLEIRTTVIDLNQLRTTPIGSEYLLPNSGIIYATRDDALADMSAGTSAAAKLESPVDYKLDSTRRPNGIMIMTSDGSATKLFRGTNNTYIPGAKGLIFASNLPVYIKGDFNKHTQTEFTTELASDWSNFYTRNEANNNFACRPGDPKRPNCQSGDEWRNAVVLADSITLLSDNFRFGFRDEGDYDWNNNIGDSDSLKNRPVPFKYNAYAPTVTKNYNSEGIPNVDLDPNTSGIQGSSYFHNFVTPIVKQIQAREFLFEVCAVPDIEFCNNDPKQWVITSVPYNSYDSKSQNSWRNGGNIDGLSMSAIKTGSLGYANKPSNGWDAQNLPKRIAFKRDIDTGELITPLALYGVNDKNEIEAFPVSGSTLPRLAKDDKGNTFLIPWLKVDENGNWQPVLQIKQPFATPDDPNNTNSITTGSHNYWLQVATENTFNLIIATGDNPGRPTEDNGGLPNLVRFLENWHPGGNAIPMKINGAFIQMKRSAYATGTYSTAINTQSSEFLYKISLNNGMSSGHLPPKREWSYDVGILSQVPDLFSQKLVTMSNNLPNEYFREVSRDDDWIETLLCAKTATGTYAVDQDQRPDCD; from the coding sequence ATGATCCTCAAATGTTCACGTGCAATAAAATCACGTGCAATTAAAAAAACCATCTCTAGGCTATTAAAAGCTATTTTTGGCAATAAAAAAAGACGAAATTCAACTAATTCTGGCTTTGTATTACCAACAGTAACAATGGTTTCAATGGTAGTTGTATTATTAACCCTTGCTATCATGATTCGCTCATTTGAAAGGTCTAAACACGCCAGTAATGTCCGAGTAAATCAAACAGTCATTAATGCTGCTATGCCAGCTATTGATAGAGGAAGGGCAAAAATCAATAAACTATTTCAAGATCAACGCATCTCCAGATCCTTACCATCAGATCAAGATTTAGATCAACTCTTAACCGAACATATTAATGAATATACCTTCGGAGATGAAACACCCCTAGAATTAAATATTAATAATAATCAACCTCTAAAAACAGCCTGGAAATATCCTGTAGATACAAATAATAACGGTAAATTTGATAGTTATACACTCTACGCAATTTATTATAGAAATCCTCCTAAAAATAACGATAATAATCAATATATTCGGACTAGAAATACCTTAGAAGCCAGAAGTACACCCATAAATCATAGTGATTTAACTAGCAAATGTCACCTTATTTTTGGGACAAATCCCAAATTAGTAGATATTAATGGCTGGTTTAAAATGGGTGGTAAAATGAAAAAAGCTCTATTTGTTTATACTATCACATTTCCTATTACTAGCACTATCACATTTCCTATTACTAGCACAAATAATATTGCCTCTGATCAAGCAAAGAATTATGAAATGTATCAAGGCAATCAAAGCTTTTCTGCCCTAGAATATCAACAAGACAGAGAGCAAATTCTCCCTACCAACCACGCGATAATTTATGAAGATGATTTAGAAATCACACCAAATGAAGATTTTAAAATCAACGGACGCATCTTTACTAATGGCAACTTTTTAACGGGTGGAAAATCAGCCCATGTCAGACTTTATCAAGTTAGCAGTCCCAATTCTTGTTTTTACGAAGCAGACAATTCTAAGATTATTGTTGGTGGTAATTTAGGCGCTGGAGGATTTACAGATGATAGTGATTTAGGAACAGCAACCACAGTCGATTTATTTAAAGATAAAAATACAAATCCTGAAAATGTCACAGGTTATAATCCTCAAATTACAACTAATAAATCAGTAACCAATGCCCCTAAAGATTTAGCTTATAATAGTTTAGCTTATGCCAAAAGAATTAATAAATTAGTTGATGCTCAATTTGCTAATTCTTTAACCACAGATCCACAAGAAGTCAAAGACGGAATAGAGAAACAACAAAGACAATTAGACACAGGATATACAACAGATAAATATGACAATATTCGTCGTCATCAATTAGAACTTTATTTTAGAAGACGTACTCGCCGCGTACCTTTTGCAGAAGTTGCTTTTGGTGATGAAGAAAACGATGCTAATAGTGGGGGTAAGCTGCAAGGTAGTGGTGATACACTACGCCCTATAGATAAGTGGTCTTATCCCTATGACAGTGATGGTATAACCGGATCTGGCTATAGTCAAATCACCTTAAATATAACTGGTAGTTCACATAAACCTCTGGCTACCGAACCCATTGATAAACTACAAAAAGAATTAGCTAATGTAGAACAATATTTAGGTGATAGAACCATAGTTGCTAATAACTTACCTGAACAGTGGTGGGATAAGGAAACAAAGCAATTTCGTGGTGCAAACATAGACGATACTCAGGAACTTGAAGGTATTAATTGGGATCTGAGTCATAAACCTACACCCCGAACTCGGCGAACAAGTTTGCAGATATTAGCTGACTTAGCTGCAACCGAGAGAGATGGAGACTGGGAATATGCAGCAGCGCAAGTACCAAAAAACCGAGAACAAGAAAATTTAGTTGGTGGTTTGCGTGTAGTTACTGGGGCAGGAATTTATTTACCGAGAAATGATACCGCCAACAGCACTAACTTCACAGCAGCTTCTACAAAAATCTGGTCGGATATGTTGCCTGTCCCCAAAGAACAAGCACAACCACCAACATCGACAACATTTAACCCATACTCAATTTATGATTCATCACTAAATTTTCATTTGCCTCAAATGCTTGGAAGTGACATAACTACCCCTTATTTAAAGATGAGAGCAACAGTAGTTTATCACTATAAATCAGCTAATTACAGTCAGAAACATCCCCGACCATTAGCTTGTATCAGTAGTTTTTATATTCCCACAAATAGTACCACAGCGAAAAATATAGGAACATTACCTGATGCGTTAGGGATAGAAAAAGATGTGAATGGATTATCTAACAATGGTATAGTTTATACACCGCCAAATAAAAGTGCAAGTAGCTATAATAACTTACTGAATTATCAAGCCAGCTTGCAATATCCTAATGGCCGCTGGGTAAATGAACCATTGAGAAAAGCATTAGGAAAAACAGAGAGCGATCGCACAATTTCCGAACATTCTGCCATAGATGCAGCCCTATGCGCCCTGCAAATTATGGATGGTAGCATCAGTCCAGTTACAGATACTCCCCCTATTCCCCACGGTGCAATTAAAGAAATAGCCTTTTTAGACTCTAGACAAGTCAAAGCAAATCAAACCAGCAGTATAGATGCTGACTTGTCTTATAATTTACCACTACAAGACCGACAACCCTTAGAAATTCGTACCACAGTTATCGACCTCAACCAACTACGTACCACTCCCATAGGATCAGAATACTTACTACCTAATAGTGGCATTATTTATGCCACCCGTGATGATGCCCTAGCGGATATGAGTGCAGGAACATCAGCAGCAGCAAAATTAGAAAGTCCCGTAGACTATAAACTTGACTCCACCCGTCGTCCCAACGGAATTATGATCATGACCAGTGATGGGTCAGCAACTAAACTTTTTCGGGGTACAAATAATACCTACATACCAGGGGCAAAAGGTTTAATTTTCGCCAGCAATTTACCTGTTTATATTAAAGGCGACTTCAATAAACATACTCAAACAGAATTTACCACAGAACTAGCATCGGATTGGAGTAACTTCTACACTCGCAATGAAGCTAATAATAACTTTGCCTGTCGTCCAGGAGATCCAAAACGCCCAAATTGCCAGAGTGGAGATGAATGGCGCAATGCTGTAGTTTTAGCCGACTCTATCACCTTACTTTCTGATAACTTCAGATTTGGTTTTCGTGATGAGGGAGACTACGACTGGAATAATAACATTGGTGATAGTGACTCATTAAAAAATCGTCCAGTTCCCTTTAAATATAATGCCTACGCTCCCACAGTTACAAAAAATTATAACAGCGAAGGTATCCCCAACGTAGACCTAGATCCTAATACTAGCGGTATTCAAGGTAGTTCTTATTTTCACAACTTTGTCACACCCATAGTCAAACAAATACAAGCTAGAGAATTTCTCTTTGAAGTTTGTGCAGTTCCAGATATTGAATTTTGTAATAATGACCCAAAACAATGGGTAATTACTAGCGTTCCTTATAATAGTTATGATAGTAAATCGCAAAATAGCTGGCGCAATGGAGGAAATATTGATGGTTTATCAATGAGTGCTATCAAAACCGGATCTCTTGGTTATGCAAACAAACCATCCAATGGTTGGGATGCTCAAAATTTACCCAAAAGAATAGCTTTTAAACGAGATATTGACACAGGTGAATTAATTACACCTCTAGCTCTTTATGGAGTCAATGACAAAAATGAAATTGAAGCATTTCCGGTGTCAGGTTCAACATTACCTAGACTTGCAAAAGACGACAAAGGCAACACTTTTCTGATTCCTTGGTTAAAAGTTGATGAAAATGGCAATTGGCAACCAGTTTTACAAATTAAACAACCCTTTGCTACCCCTGATGATCCCAATAATACTAACAGCATTACCACAGGTTCACATAATTACTGGTTACAAGTTGCCACAGAAAATACATTTAATTTAATTATAGCCACAGGAGATAATCCTGGTCGTCCCACAGAAGATAACGGAGGTTTACCCAACTTAGTCCGCTTTTTAGAAAACTGGCATCCTGGAGGTAATGCTATTCCCATGAAAATTAACGGTGCGTTCATTCAAATGAAACGAAGTGCTTACGCCACAGGAACTTATAGTACAGCAATTAATACTCAATCTAGCGAATTTCTGTACAAAATTAGCCTGAATAATGGGATGTCTTCTGGCCACCTACCACCAAAAAGAGAATGGAGTTATGACGTAGGAATATTATCTCAAGTACCTGATTTATTTTCTCAAAAATTAGTCACCATGTCCAATAATTTACCCAATGAATACTTTAGAGAAGTCAGTCGAGATGATGACTGGATAGAAACTTTGTTATGTGCCAAAACTGCCACTGGCACTTATGCAGTAGATCAGGATCAACGTCCTGATTGTGATTAA